One Osmerus eperlanus chromosome 16, fOsmEpe2.1, whole genome shotgun sequence DNA segment encodes these proteins:
- the LOC134036093 gene encoding class E basic helix-loop-helix protein 22-like: protein MDSFSSAANDGVFPRDRPSSINSFDQGSTQSSLMREGPPATFSFPSVSSCVKYGDRFNLSASAAESSGGEQSQDDDSDGIGRSDMVLFPEERLLLSMGKCETGKKHKEQKVLRLNINARERRRMHDLNDALDELRSVIPYAHSPSVRKLSKIATLLLAKNYILMQSQALDEMRRLVSYLNQGQGVTHTTANTAGGPGLGVYEQQTQYPFSAGIQDPYRDKCVVFPSRLLKEFNNKP, encoded by the coding sequence ATGGACTCCTTCAGTTCAGCGGCAAATGACGGAGTTTTTCCTCGGGATCGACCGTCGTCTATCAATTCTTTTGACCAAGGATCCACACAGTCAAGTTTAATGCGTGAAGGGCCACCAGCAACATTTAGTTTTCCATCCGTATCATCGTGCGTAAAGTACGGAGATCGTTTCAACTTGAGCGCCTCAGCTGCGGAGAGCAGCGGTGGGGAGCAGAGTCAGGACGACGATAGTGATGGCATTGGCAGGAGTGACATGGTACTATTTCCCGAGGAGAGACTTTTGCTATCTATGGGTAAATGTGAGACAGGTAAAAAACACAAAGAGCAGAAGGTCCTGAGGCTAAACATTAACGCGCGCGAGAGGAGAAGGATGCACGACCTGAACGACGCACTCGATGAATTACGGTCGGTAATCCCTTATGCTCACAGCCCATCAGTACGGAAGTTATCCAAAATTGCAACCTTGCTCCTTGCAAAGAACTACATCCTCATGCAATCGCAAGCACTGGATGAAATGAGAAGACTGGTTAGCTACCTTAACCAAGGACAAGGCGTTACTCATACCACTGCAAATACGGCTGGTGGCCCCGGGTTAGGTGTCTACGAGCAACAGACACAATACCCGTTCTCTGCTGGGATTCAAGACCCTTATCGTGACAAATGTGTTGTTTTCCCATCGAGACTCTTAAAAGAATTCAACAATAAACCTTGA